The sequence below is a genomic window from Schistocerca nitens isolate TAMUIC-IGC-003100 chromosome 4, iqSchNite1.1, whole genome shotgun sequence.
tcccatgctccatacagaAATGTaatgggaagaaaccataatagCTGGTACAATGGGGTGTAcattctgccatgtacttcacagtgatatgtagagtatggatgtagatgtaaaagtagatGTAGAAATGTGTTCTTCTTGTCTGTCCCATTGTTTTGGGATAATTTCTGTGGTGTTTGATTGTTGAAAACTTTCAAAATTAATGCATTTTATGAAGTGTCACACACGATATGCCTATTTTATTTTGTGACTGTTCAAGATACTGAATTAAGGTTTCATGCATATAATAGTACTCAGAATTGGGCCCAATTTTGTTACATGGTTAATACTGTGATATCACCCAAAATATGTTTAATGGAATGTTGCACTTTTGTGACAGGATTAGAAACTCTTGAAAACGTGAGTACATTGTTATAATTCTTGTTGATGTTGGGGTTTAAACTTTTCATAAAAGTTTTTGAGAAATGTGCCAAAATTGAGAGGTAACACAGCCAGAATCCATTATTGTGGTATAAACAATGCTAAGTCGAATTACCATCCCAGGCCCCATCATCATATGTTACAAGAAGATTAGCCAATGCTACCAAGATAAAAGTCTAATTTTTCTAGGCAGAGATAGGGGtcaactacaattttttttatgCACACCAATATACTAACTGTTAGTCAGTGAGATGGTGAGTAGGAAAGCTACTTTAAATAGGTGGATGCCTTCATGTTTAAGAGAATAGTGTTTGTAGAAAAACCTGCATTTTCCTCATGTAGTTCACTATTTAAACTTGCATTGTGGCTTTCTGCAGCATGCTTGGAATGAATGAAAGAGACATTTTGTCTGTCTGTTCTCCACAAAAAAGCATCTGGTCCATGGATAAAATGTATATTATCTCATCTGTCGTGTCCAAAGTGGCTAAAAGTTTCATAAAGGATTGAGATAGTTTCATGGCGTATTGGTTGTGTCAGATAAGTGTGGCTACAAATACtgtctgaaattgtaattaaatgGAATACACGGGTTAATGAACTATACATATTACAATGATTTGGTGACTATCCATCACCGAAGAAATAAATACTTATCTCAACACACCATAATTTAATAATTTACTTCAATAGCTGTTCAAACCGTTTCCCATAATTTGCAGCTGCTGTTTGAGGAACAGATGAACAGACAAGAGGACATCAATAGATGACATAGTGGTGCATGCTGCAGCAATTTGTTGGCACCAATTGTCTGGCATAATTGTGGCTCCACAGCTGTTGCTGCTGTACCTGATGAAGCCAGCAGGATTTTCTGATACCCAATTTGCTATTATTAAGTTTTTATTACTGTGATTGGTAAACATTACTTCACTGGTAAAGAGCACATGTTTGAAAAAGATAGCATCATCTGTCAAGTATGACAGAGTATACTGAAAAAATTCAGTACAACATTCCAGATTGAAACATATGTCAATGCATGATGTGAATGTCACTCTTCTGACAGATCCTACATACATCCCATGCCACCTTGTGGGTTCATAAGTGCTTTAGCCATAACAGCTTTATTGTGTGCTCTATCAGTTACAGTACTCTTACTTTttgactgatgaccttgcagtttggtccctttcccccctttttaaaccaaccaactaatCTTACTTTTCCTCTGGTATTCAAACTTGCAGTTCACACTAGTGTTCTGAAATACATGCAGTTGCCCGGTGCATTGAATACTGATAATTAGGGTAGGTATCCCCATACAATCATACTGTTCTGACAGTATGCCTTTAACGTTCATCTTATCCAAGTATTATACAAAATTTTTCCTCAGTGGTGTACATGACTGCATGCAAGAAATGCTGAAGCAGACATGAGCTGTCATATGATAGTAGGCCCAGCAGTACACAACATATTTTCTGCTAATTAAGCAGTCAAAAGGTTTTGATACAACTACAGAGCCTGGTATGAAAGGACTGCTAAGCAGTGGTTATGCTGCCATGGAAGATAGCCCTATGGGTCTCTCAATGTAGCAAATTTCTAAGATACTTGTACAAAAAACTGTCATTGTCAGAATTAacgagtttcatatcagtgtacttgCCTTTAGAAGAGGTGTCAAATACCATTAAAAAATTACAGTCCCATTTGAAATACAATGTTTGTTTCAGTAGTTAATAGTATTAACCACACAACAAAATTACAGCATTTGCCAAACACCTTGTTTCTCTGTCttgaaatgttaatgaaataacagggtgttacagaattaatttttcactctttagcaatgtgtgcactgatttgaaactttctgggagATTAAAAGTATGtggtggactgagactcaaactcaggacctttcctTTCATGtggaagtgctctactgactgagctacccaaacatggcTCATGGCCCATCTGTGAAGCATTTCTTCTGACATTACCACATATCGTACCTTCCAAATCACATAGAAGTTCTCCCATGAAACTTACaggactagcactccaggaagaaaagatattgcagggaagTGGCTTAGCCATAGGATgttctcagaatgaaatttttactctgtggctgaatgtgtgttgatatgaaactgcATGTATGACTCAGTCAGTTAAGTACTTGCtactgaaaggcaaaggttccgagtctgAGTAccagtccagcacaaagttttaatctgccagcatgtttcatatcggcacacactccactgcagagtaaaaatttcgttctagaaacaaCTCCCAGGGTATGCTTAAGCCATATATCTGTAATATCCTTTTTCCCATGAGTACTGGTCctacaagtttcacaggagaacttctgtgaggtctggaaggtaggagatgagatgctagcagaagtaaagctgtaaggatggcTCATGAGTAATGCTGGGGCAGCTGTCAGTAGAGTACTTGCCTGAAAAAGGCAAAGATCttgagttagagtctcagtccagcacacagttttaatctgttatgaAGTTTCAATATGGCATTACATCTAACACAATTCACCCACATAATTATATTGAAATGGAATGGATAAAATTTTTAGTAGTTTTCATGTAAACTATgaaattttgtgagatattttATTACCCGACCTCTATACAACAACCACTTCATGTTTGCCACTTCTGAATTACACCAGTTTATCTGCCTGAACACACAATAAAAACAGCAGCAGTTATGTTGAGCAAAAAGGAAGTCACAAACAGCAAGTCTGAGTATTTTGTGTTAACTGTAATTTACACTATGTAGAAGAAGAATCTATCCACTCCTGAATAATATATGACTACAACATTAAATTGATTTTTTTTCAAGTTAGCTTAATTATATTACTTACACCAAGTACTGCCTGCTATGAAGTGACATATCTCTCTTGGTTTTGCTAGATTACTTTCCCTGTTTGTAACAGCTTTGTGCATTTTATGATACTCAGTTGCCTTTCTTACAACAGTTATATCAAAATGTGTAAAGGGTTGGATTAATACTTTTTCAAAATGtggaataaaataaatatcacatgTAATTTTAGTACATGCAAAAACACAGTACCAATGAAAGTTTGTTGACTGTTAACTTATTCTTTCTATAAtggatttcttttgtttccttttttttagttGGTCAACAGTGTGTTTTTGCTTAAAGAGAAGACCTTCACATTTCTTCGTAAAGAGCAGAGCTTCATGATTTCCGCTTAATGCAgaaaatttttacaaataaaagaaaaagtaaagTGAACAATATTTTCTTTACTTTCCTGTATATGGATGAACATGGCACTGATGGTAACAAAGCATGGCGGGAATGGTACAGAAAAAAACATAAACTTGAAACTGAAAAGAGACAGTTAGCAAAAGAACAAAGAGAAAAGGAGAGGAAGAGCAGGGAAGAGGACCAAATAAAGAAAGAGAAACGATGCAAAGAAACTTGGATTGCATGGTTACAAAAAAAGGAAGCagctaaaaaacaagaaaaaattaaaaaggagtTGCAGAACTCTTTATCAGTTG
It includes:
- the LOC126253533 gene encoding golgin subfamily A member 6-like protein 22, encoding MQKIFTNKRKSKVNNIFFTFLYMDEHGTDGNKAWREWYRKKHKLETEKRQLAKEQREKERKSREEDQIKKEKRCKETWIAWLQKKEAAKKQEKIKKELQNSLSVVRHSKDPLEQQKKVDTWMEQKLAAAKRSTLSQHEKAEQEKRQQQEMILHKEKCKNAFEEWKKQKANFKRPASCITTNRDKYEYTGYQHPQPWQD